The Jatrophihabitans endophyticus genome includes the window GGCGAAGGTGAGGAACGCGATGGCCGGTGAGCCCTTGGGGACCCGCGGCGGCTGGATCTCGCGCCCGATCGACAGCGGGGTGGGCCGGACGACGGTCGCGAGGCCGAGCAGCACGGCGGCGAGCAGCCCCAGGCCGAGCAGGTCGAAGGCCAGCCAGTCCAGCACCAGACCGAGCACCAGCGACGCGACGCCCGCGACGAGCGCGGCGATGCCGTAGGGCGTCACGGTGTGCGGTCCCGCCGGTTCACGACGTCGCTCAGCTTGCCGCGACCGCGCGCGGCACCTGGACCGACTGCACCGCCCGGGCGACGAGCTCGGTGCCGGTGCGGCCCTGCAGCTCGGCGTCGGGCTGCAGGATCACGCGGTGCGACAGCACGACCGGCGCCATCGCCTTGACGTCCTCGGGGATGACGTAGCTGCGTCCCGTCGCCGCGGCGCACGCGCGTGCCGCGCGGAGCAGGGCGAGGCTGCCGCGCGGCGAGACCCCGAGCCGCAGCTCGGACATCGTGCGGGTCGCCGTGGCCACGCCGACGATGTACTGCTCCAGCGCGGGCGCGACGTCGACGTCGCGGACGACGTCGATCATCGAGCGGACGTCGGCGTCGCTGAGAACCGGCGAGAGCTGCGCGACCGTCGAGCCCGACTTCTGGGTGCGCAGGATCTCGGCCTCGGCCTCGGCGCTCGGGTACCCGACGGACACCTTCATCAGGAAGCGGTCGAGCTGGGCCTCGGGCAGGACGTAGGTGCCCTCCATGTCGATCGGGTTCTGCGTCGCCACCACCATGAACGGCCGCGGCATCTCGTAGCCGATGCCGTCGGCGGTGAGCGTGCCCTCCTCCATCACCTCGAGCAGCGCCGACTGCGTCTTGGGCGAGGCGCGGTTGATCTCGTCGGCGAGCACCACGTTGGCGAAGACCGGGCCGGGCTTGAACTCGAAGCGCTGCGTCGCCTGGTTCCACACCGAGACGCCGGTGACGTCCGAGGGCAGCAGGTCGGGCGTGAACTGGATGCGGTGCCACGACAGCGAGATGGACGACGCGAGCGCGCGGGCCAGCGAGGTCTTGCCGGTGC containing:
- a CDS encoding AAA family ATPase → MTGPADGFARVAHGVDRLCQNIGHVLQGKPDVVRNAVICLLAEGHLLLEDVPGTGKTSLARALASSISLSWHRIQFTPDLLPSDVTGVSVWNQATQRFEFKPGPVFANVVLADEINRASPKTQSALLEVMEEGTLTADGIGYEMPRPFMVVATQNPIDMEGTYVLPEAQLDRFLMKVSVGYPSAEAEAEILRTQKSGSTVAQLSPVLSDADVRSMIDVVRDVDVAPALEQYIVGVATATRTMSELRLGVSPRGSLALLRAARACAAATGRSYVIPEDVKAMAPVVLSHRVILQPDAELQGRTGTELVARAVQSVQVPRAVAAS